One stretch of Pirellulales bacterium DNA includes these proteins:
- the ssuD gene encoding FMNH2-dependent alkanesulfonate monooxygenase, translated as MEMFWFLPTHGDGRYLGTSIGGRAVTLPYLQQIARAIDDLGFRGALLPTGRSCEDAWVISSSLISSTSRMKFLVALRPGLVSPGVATRMAATFDRLSGGRVLINIVTGGDPAEMAGDGMHLSHDARYRLTDEFLTVWRNMLSGVEEDFTGEYLQVKGTKLLFPALQKPYPPLYFGGSSDAAIDIAAKHVDVYLTWGEPPADVAAKIAVVREAAERQGRTIRFGIRLHLIVRETTEEAWRAADDLIRYADDEAIAAAQKALAQHDSIGQQRMRSLHGGRRDKLEVSPNLWAGVGLLRGGAGTALVGDPAIVAERMQEYADLGIDTFICSGYPHLEEAYRVAELLFPQLPLSITSGVLAPQVTEARGEIIGNLHHARGPHKTERAVS; from the coding sequence ATGGAAATGTTCTGGTTCCTGCCGACACACGGTGATGGGCGCTACCTGGGGACGAGCATCGGCGGCCGCGCCGTCACGCTCCCTTACCTGCAGCAGATCGCCCGGGCTATCGACGATCTCGGTTTTCGCGGCGCTTTGCTGCCGACCGGCCGGTCGTGCGAAGATGCCTGGGTGATTTCGTCGTCGTTGATTTCCTCGACGAGCCGCATGAAATTCCTCGTCGCGCTGCGACCTGGCCTGGTTTCGCCCGGCGTCGCGACGAGGATGGCGGCCACATTCGATCGACTTTCGGGCGGGCGGGTACTGATCAATATCGTCACCGGCGGCGATCCGGCGGAAATGGCGGGCGATGGCATGCATCTCAGCCACGACGCACGCTATCGACTTACCGACGAATTCCTTACCGTCTGGCGCAATATGCTTTCAGGAGTTGAAGAAGACTTCACCGGCGAGTATCTGCAGGTGAAGGGAACCAAGCTCTTGTTCCCCGCGTTGCAAAAGCCCTATCCACCGCTCTATTTTGGCGGTTCCTCGGATGCGGCAATCGACATCGCGGCGAAGCATGTCGACGTCTACTTGACGTGGGGTGAGCCGCCGGCGGACGTGGCCGCGAAGATTGCCGTGGTGCGCGAGGCGGCTGAGCGACAAGGTCGAACGATACGGTTTGGAATTCGCTTGCACCTGATCGTGCGCGAAACGACTGAAGAGGCCTGGCGCGCCGCCGACGATCTCATCCGCTACGCCGATGACGAGGCGATCGCCGCCGCACAAAAGGCGCTCGCCCAGCACGATTCGATCGGACAACAGCGCATGCGCAGTCTGCATGGCGGCCGTCGTGACAAACTGGAAGTCAGCCCGAACTTGTGGGCCGGCGTAGGGCTGCTGCGCGGCGGCGCCGGCACGGCACTCGTTGGTGATCCTGCGATTGTTGCCGAGCGAATGCAAGAGTACGCCGATCTCGGCATTGACACGTTCATTTGCTCTGGGTACCCGCACCTGGAAGAAGCGTATCGCGTTGCCGAATTGCTTTTTCCGCAGTTGCCCCTGTCGATCACTTCCGGCGTTTTGGCGCCACAGGTTACAGAGGCGCGTGGCGAGATCATCGGCAACCTCCACCACGCACGCGGCCCCCATAAAACAGAACGGGCTGTCAGCTAG
- a CDS encoding DUF1501 domain-containing protein, translating to MNRRQALRTASIGLGYLALASMLDEGRGSAARAATNVSPGPLAPKQSHFPAKAKRIIFLFMQGSISQMDTWEYKPRVQEDDGNVGPGGGIVTGSKFKFAQHGQTGTWVSELYPHLAKHVDDLCFLRGLHTDTPAHPEAVMQLHTGAAIVSLTRPSIGAWLMYGLGTENQDLPGYITINPPPNFGGAANYGSAFLPAHFQGTKINDQGYMPNLKASTARLLQRKQLDLIQAMNRDLAHTPGAPDELDGVIQSYELAFKMQDRVPELLDFSREPQYILNEYGVKPGPAGSFARQCLMARRLSEAGVRFVEVCQPGWDHHNNLHKGLIANCAATDQPVAALLTDLQRRGLLEDTLVLFGSEFGRMPTAQGPDGRDHNITGYPMWLTGAGVKRGFSYGATDEFGLHAVEGRMHTNDLHATLLALMGLDHEQLTYRYAGRDFRLTDVAGNVAWDIFA from the coding sequence ATGAATCGTCGCCAGGCTTTGCGCACCGCTAGCATCGGCCTGGGCTATTTGGCGTTGGCCAGCATGCTGGACGAAGGTCGTGGTTCGGCAGCCCGCGCCGCGACCAACGTCTCTCCGGGGCCGCTTGCTCCGAAGCAATCGCATTTCCCCGCCAAGGCCAAGCGGATCATCTTCCTGTTCATGCAGGGATCGATTTCGCAAATGGATACGTGGGAATACAAGCCGCGCGTGCAGGAGGATGACGGCAACGTCGGTCCGGGCGGCGGCATCGTCACCGGCTCGAAGTTCAAGTTCGCCCAGCACGGGCAAACCGGAACCTGGGTTTCTGAGCTGTATCCGCACCTGGCCAAGCATGTTGATGACCTGTGCTTTTTGCGTGGGCTGCATACGGACACGCCGGCTCATCCCGAGGCGGTAATGCAACTGCACACCGGCGCGGCGATCGTCTCGCTGACGCGCCCCTCGATCGGCGCTTGGCTGATGTACGGCTTGGGAACCGAGAATCAGGACTTGCCCGGCTACATCACGATTAATCCGCCCCCCAATTTCGGCGGCGCGGCGAACTACGGCAGCGCCTTTTTGCCGGCGCATTTCCAGGGAACGAAGATCAACGACCAGGGCTACATGCCTAATCTCAAGGCATCCACGGCCAGATTGCTGCAGCGCAAGCAATTGGACCTGATTCAAGCGATGAATCGGGATCTGGCACACACGCCGGGCGCCCCCGACGAACTCGACGGCGTCATCCAATCTTATGAATTGGCCTTCAAGATGCAGGATCGCGTGCCCGAGCTTTTGGATTTCTCGCGCGAGCCGCAATACATCTTGAACGAATACGGTGTCAAGCCCGGGCCGGCGGGCAGCTTCGCGAGGCAGTGCTTGATGGCGCGTCGGCTGAGCGAGGCCGGCGTGCGGTTTGTCGAAGTGTGCCAGCCCGGCTGGGACCATCACAACAACCTGCACAAGGGCCTAATTGCGAATTGTGCGGCGACCGACCAGCCCGTGGCGGCATTGCTGACGGATCTGCAGCGCCGTGGCTTGCTGGAAGATACCTTGGTGCTGTTCGGCAGCGAGTTCGGGCGCATGCCGACGGCCCAGGGTCCCGATGGCCGCGATCACAATATCACCGGTTACCCAATGTGGCTCACCGGGGCCGGCGTCAAACGCGGTTTCTCCTACGGCGCCACCGACGAATTCGGCTTACACGCCGTGGAAGGGCGCATGCACACCAACGACTTGCATGCGACGCTGCTGGCATTGATGGGGCTCGATCATGAACAGTTAACCTACCGCTACGCGGGACGCGATTTCCGTTTGACCGACGTCGCCGGTAACGTGGCGTGGG
- a CDS encoding ABC transporter permease subunit yields MQHTTRKLAVALVPWLLPLLLLAGWQTGCQIGWISARYLPAPSAVVRAGAQLTANGQLPKHLGISTARALAGFLIGGTLGMAFGLLTGLSPLADRFLDTSVQMVRTIPHLALIPLVILWFGIDEQAKLFLIALGVFFPMYINTYHGVRSIDAGLVEMAHMYGVRRGVFLCKIVIPGALPSILVGLRLGLGTMWLTLIVAETISSQAGLGYLAMNAREFMQTDIVLLSIVIYALLGKLSDSFVRWLDQRVVPWRPLNGEPIGHAPSLAAGAT; encoded by the coding sequence ATGCAACATACGACGAGAAAACTTGCCGTGGCGCTCGTGCCCTGGCTTTTGCCGCTTCTGCTGCTTGCTGGCTGGCAGACGGGATGCCAGATCGGTTGGATCTCGGCACGCTATCTGCCTGCACCTTCAGCCGTCGTGCGGGCCGGCGCGCAGTTAACCGCCAACGGTCAGTTGCCAAAGCATTTAGGCATCAGCACGGCGCGGGCGCTGGCAGGATTCTTGATCGGCGGAACTTTGGGCATGGCATTTGGGCTGCTCACTGGTTTGTCACCGCTGGCCGACCGTTTTCTCGACACCTCGGTACAGATGGTTCGAACGATTCCGCATTTGGCCCTCATCCCACTCGTGATTCTGTGGTTTGGCATCGATGAACAAGCAAAATTGTTCCTGATTGCGCTGGGCGTATTCTTTCCGATGTATATCAACACCTACCATGGTGTCCGATCGATCGACGCCGGCCTCGTCGAAATGGCGCATATGTATGGCGTCCGCCGGGGCGTCTTTTTGTGCAAGATTGTAATCCCTGGTGCCTTGCCCTCTATCCTCGTTGGCTTGCGCTTGGGCCTGGGGACGATGTGGTTGACGCTGATAGTCGCCGAGACGATTTCCTCGCAGGCAGGCCTTGGCTACCTGGCGATGAATGCCCGCGAGTTTATGCAGACGGATATCGTTCTATTGTCGATCGTGATCTACGCGCTCTTGGGCAAACTCTCCGATAGCTTTGTACGGTGGCTTGATCAACGGGTTGTTCCGTGGCGCCCGTTGAATGGTGAGCCGATCGGACATGCGCCTAGTCTCGCGGCAGGTGCCACGTGA
- a CDS encoding PSD1 and planctomycete cytochrome C domain-containing protein: protein MPRAVTVRGPWVLDQSFSRRVQMRGIHRSTSPEAIAHTRQVLRPRAPLARRQVALAVQAIRQACLLFAMLMVQRPFPVSAAAAEASPEEVAAGEFFEKKIRPLLADNCYNCHSASTNSQGGLRIDDRNGLLAGGGRGPAIIPGNAAESLLIRAVRQTDDELRMPPKKQLSEEQIADLEKWINDGAVWPGTYVYVETNTPNPEYDQLRKTHWAWQPVRDPAVPVVADPAWSRDPVDAFVHAKLEEQHLIAAPEADRRTLIRRVTYDLTGLPPTPQEVDAFLWDGSPTAYEELIDRLLASPAFGERWGRHWLDVARYGESTGSSRNLPYPHAWRYRDYVIAAFNKDKPYDQFVREQIAGDLLPADSQAQRDEQLIATGFLALGVKDVNQRYKVRFVMDNIDEQIDTMSRSILAVTASCARCHDHKFDPIPTTDYYALAGIFHSTDLCAGLRNKMGGGGLDYYDAQMLLHVGPEPTPDPGAAKKIEEAKQAAAAARTEFEALRGKPEGDEPGPDGRPKRAIARQKMRRLQLEVMAMTDPIALGQAAALGVRDAQTVGDTEIRVRGEAEKLGPKVPRGFLSAVSFAEAPAINPAQSGRLELAAWLTSPQNPLTARVIVNRVWQHLFGRGLVKSVDNFGVTGDVPTHPELLDHLAARFVREGWSMKKLVRELVLSRTYRLSSDTVPANTAVDPTGRFLWRHVPRRLAAEEIRDSILALSGQLNTTPTEGSPAQELKVVELRNNGPEARHLADAVAKDLHRSVYLPLLRDLAPSSLSVFDFAEQGMVTGHRDTTTVAPQSLYMLNDPFVRRQALALAERLLARNDLDDAARVDWAYRLAVGRAATHEEVIRTQRYLADYSVAAKEHLAQARPVTAAPTTDVAAAPAKPAPANPDEADQSDEPVVEDIVQAADENVAAWASFCQALFGSAEFRYLK from the coding sequence ATGCCTCGTGCAGTTACGGTTCGCGGGCCCTGGGTTCTTGATCAGTCCTTCTCGCGCCGCGTGCAAATGCGCGGCATCCATCGTTCGACATCTCCAGAGGCGATTGCGCATACGCGCCAGGTGTTGCGGCCCCGTGCGCCGCTGGCACGACGTCAGGTTGCTCTTGCGGTACAGGCCATCCGCCAGGCTTGCCTCTTGTTCGCGATGCTCATGGTGCAGCGCCCCTTCCCTGTCTCGGCCGCGGCCGCCGAAGCATCGCCGGAGGAGGTGGCAGCCGGCGAGTTTTTCGAGAAGAAGATCAGACCGCTGTTGGCCGACAATTGCTACAACTGCCACTCGGCCAGCACCAACTCGCAGGGCGGTTTGCGGATCGACGATCGCAATGGGCTGCTCGCGGGCGGCGGTCGCGGGCCGGCGATCATCCCCGGCAATGCCGCGGAAAGTTTGCTTATCCGCGCGGTTCGCCAAACCGACGACGAGCTGCGCATGCCGCCGAAAAAGCAGCTTTCCGAAGAACAAATCGCCGACTTGGAGAAATGGATCAACGACGGCGCGGTTTGGCCGGGCACGTACGTTTACGTCGAGACGAACACTCCGAATCCCGAGTACGACCAATTGCGAAAGACGCATTGGGCATGGCAGCCGGTGCGCGATCCGGCGGTACCGGTCGTGGCGGACCCCGCCTGGTCTCGCGATCCGGTCGATGCCTTCGTCCACGCCAAACTCGAAGAACAACATCTCATCGCCGCACCCGAGGCGGATCGGCGCACACTGATCCGGCGCGTCACCTATGATTTGACCGGTTTGCCGCCGACGCCGCAGGAGGTCGATGCATTTCTCTGGGACGGTTCGCCGACGGCTTACGAAGAGCTGATCGATCGCCTGCTGGCTTCGCCGGCCTTTGGCGAGCGCTGGGGTCGGCATTGGCTCGACGTGGCACGTTACGGCGAATCGACAGGCTCATCGCGAAATCTTCCCTATCCCCACGCCTGGCGCTATCGTGACTATGTCATCGCTGCTTTCAACAAAGACAAGCCGTACGATCAGTTTGTGCGCGAGCAAATTGCGGGCGATCTGCTTCCCGCAGATTCGCAAGCACAGCGCGACGAGCAACTGATCGCAACTGGATTTTTGGCGCTCGGCGTCAAGGACGTGAACCAGCGCTACAAGGTCCGCTTCGTCATGGACAACATCGACGAGCAGATCGACACGATGAGTCGATCGATCCTGGCCGTAACGGCCAGCTGCGCCCGGTGCCATGACCACAAATTCGATCCCATTCCCACGACGGACTATTACGCCCTGGCGGGCATCTTTCATAGCACGGATCTCTGCGCCGGCTTGCGCAACAAGATGGGGGGCGGCGGACTCGATTACTACGACGCGCAGATGCTGCTGCACGTCGGGCCCGAACCGACTCCAGATCCTGGCGCAGCCAAGAAGATCGAGGAAGCGAAGCAGGCCGCCGCTGCGGCACGTACTGAATTCGAGGCGTTGCGTGGCAAGCCGGAGGGAGATGAGCCGGGGCCTGATGGTCGGCCAAAGCGGGCGATCGCGCGTCAGAAGATGCGCCGATTGCAACTCGAAGTAATGGCCATGACCGATCCCATCGCGCTCGGGCAAGCGGCAGCGCTGGGCGTGCGCGACGCTCAGACAGTGGGCGACACCGAGATTCGCGTGCGCGGAGAGGCCGAGAAACTTGGCCCGAAAGTGCCGCGCGGCTTTTTGAGCGCCGTCAGCTTTGCCGAGGCGCCGGCAATTAATCCCGCGCAAAGTGGCCGGCTTGAATTGGCCGCGTGGCTCACGAGTCCGCAAAACCCGCTCACCGCGCGCGTGATCGTGAATCGTGTTTGGCAGCACCTGTTCGGGCGGGGACTGGTCAAGAGTGTGGACAACTTCGGTGTCACCGGCGATGTGCCGACACATCCGGAATTGTTGGATCATCTGGCGGCGCGATTTGTCCGTGAAGGATGGTCCATGAAGAAGCTGGTACGCGAGCTGGTGCTCTCGCGCACCTACCGGCTCAGCTCTGATACCGTGCCGGCGAATACCGCCGTGGATCCCACGGGCCGCTTTCTCTGGCGGCACGTCCCGCGGCGCCTCGCGGCCGAAGAAATCCGCGATTCGATCCTGGCCCTTAGCGGCCAACTGAATACGACGCCCACAGAGGGTTCTCCAGCGCAAGAGCTGAAAGTGGTCGAGCTGCGCAATAACGGTCCCGAGGCGAGACACCTGGCCGACGCGGTGGCAAAGGATCTGCATCGCAGCGTGTATTTGCCGCTGTTGCGAGACCTGGCCCCATCGTCGCTAAGCGTTTTCGATTTTGCGGAACAAGGAATGGTCACCGGCCATCGCGACACTACGACGGTAGCTCCGCAATCGTTGTACATGCTCAACGATCCTTTTGTGCGACGCCAGGCGCTGGCACTGGCCGAGCGGCTTCTTGCCCGTAACGATCTCGACGACGCCGCGCGCGTTGATTGGGCGTATCGGTTAGCGGTGGGGCGCGCGGCAACGCACGAGGAAGTCATCCGCACGCAGCGTTATCTCGCGGATTACTCCGTCGCGGCAAAAGAGCATTTAGCTCAGGCTCGGCCGGTCACCGCCGCACCAACGACCGACGTTGCGGCCGCGCCGGCTAAACCAGCGCCCGCCAATCCGGACGAGGCCGATCAATCGGACGAACCGGTCGTCGAAGACATCGTTCAGGCGGCGGATGAGAATGTCGCGGCTTGGGCCAGTTTTTGTCAGGCGCTTTTCGGCTCGGCGGAATTTCGATATTTGAAATAA
- a CDS encoding ATP-binding cassette domain-containing protein, whose protein sequence is MSKQTFMPDEAASILPLRAEALGDNSHVNQAADVSLVSVAKSFGPRAVLRDIDLFIGRQEFVALVGRSGCGKSTLLRLIAGLISPSSGRVYVDGTILSGVNPRARMMFQDARLLPWLRVADNVALATADKNPIGVQQALESVQLAERARDWPATLSGGQRQRVALARALIGRPPLLLLDEPLGALDALTRIEMQQLIYSLWEQHPCTTVLVTHDIEEAVTLADRVIILEHGTIRDEFPVDLPRPRDRANARFQQLSTRVLERVLRPSSVESYLNPPHLPRALPAKPDR, encoded by the coding sequence GTGAGCAAACAGACTTTCATGCCCGACGAGGCAGCGTCCATATTGCCGCTACGTGCCGAAGCGCTCGGCGACAACAGCCATGTAAATCAGGCTGCCGACGTTAGCCTGGTGAGTGTGGCAAAATCGTTCGGCCCACGCGCAGTCCTTCGTGATATCGATTTATTCATTGGCCGTCAGGAGTTCGTCGCGCTGGTCGGTCGCAGCGGATGCGGCAAGAGCACGTTGTTGCGATTGATCGCGGGATTGATTAGTCCTTCATCGGGTCGCGTGTATGTCGATGGAACTATCCTCAGCGGCGTGAATCCCCGCGCGAGGATGATGTTCCAAGACGCTCGCCTGCTCCCCTGGCTACGAGTTGCCGATAATGTTGCGCTGGCCACGGCTGACAAAAATCCGATCGGGGTCCAGCAGGCACTCGAATCCGTGCAATTGGCCGAACGCGCGCGGGACTGGCCCGCCACTCTTTCCGGCGGGCAGCGTCAGCGCGTGGCGCTGGCACGGGCCTTGATTGGCCGTCCGCCGCTGCTTTTGTTGGACGAACCACTCGGAGCGCTCGATGCTCTGACTCGCATCGAGATGCAGCAACTGATTTATTCACTATGGGAGCAGCATCCCTGCACGACGGTACTGGTAACGCACGATATCGAGGAAGCTGTGACGCTGGCCGACCGGGTTATCATTCTGGAACACGGAACGATCCGTGACGAGTTCCCAGTCGATTTGCCGCGACCGCGCGACCGCGCCAACGCGCGGTTCCAACAGCTCAGCACGCGAGTACTGGAGCGAGTCCTGCGACCGTCTTCGGTCGAGTCCTACTTGAATCCTCCTCACCTTCCCCGCGCGCTGCCGGCTAAGCCTGATCGTTGA
- a CDS encoding sulfonate ABC transporter substrate-binding protein, with the protein MLRRYCLVVGLCLFVLPLLLAAGCGGAGAANTDTGDGASATGVFTLRIGCQKSSLLLNLLRANGRLQERLGPSVKIVFKEFPAGPQLLEALNVGGVDFGHAGETPPVFAQAAGVPLVYSACEEESPRSEAILVPADSPIERVADLRGKRVALNKGSNVHHLLAKALEAAGVSYDEVQPVFLPPADARAAFESKSVDAWVIWDPYYAAVERAGSCRVLIDGTGLVGNRGYYLATASLASEHAEVLQAIVEELASTSHWVEENQQASIEFLAETLGMEVATIDLAERRRRYGVMPVDANIAAAQQEVADIMARIGLIPRPINVSEVVWTPLRMWEGSSHGNVLVPADTR; encoded by the coding sequence GTGCTCAGACGGTATTGCCTCGTCGTTGGACTCTGCCTGTTCGTGCTACCGCTGTTGCTAGCGGCGGGTTGCGGCGGCGCGGGCGCCGCAAATACCGATACGGGCGACGGTGCATCGGCGACTGGGGTGTTTACCCTGCGCATCGGTTGCCAGAAGTCGAGCCTGCTTCTAAATCTGCTCCGCGCTAACGGCCGATTGCAGGAACGACTTGGCCCGAGCGTAAAGATTGTCTTTAAAGAATTTCCCGCCGGCCCGCAGCTACTGGAGGCATTGAACGTTGGCGGGGTCGATTTCGGCCACGCCGGAGAAACACCACCAGTCTTCGCACAAGCGGCAGGCGTGCCCTTGGTCTATTCGGCCTGCGAGGAAGAAAGTCCTCGCTCCGAAGCGATCCTTGTACCGGCCGATTCGCCGATCGAACGGGTTGCGGACCTGAGAGGTAAGCGCGTCGCCCTGAATAAGGGCTCGAACGTTCACCACTTGCTGGCCAAGGCGCTCGAGGCCGCGGGTGTATCGTACGACGAAGTGCAACCGGTCTTCCTACCTCCAGCCGATGCCCGAGCCGCTTTCGAGAGTAAGAGCGTCGACGCTTGGGTGATTTGGGATCCGTACTATGCTGCGGTTGAGCGGGCGGGCTCATGCCGCGTACTGATCGACGGCACAGGCCTGGTCGGCAACCGCGGCTATTATCTCGCGACCGCCAGTCTCGCCAGCGAACACGCTGAAGTATTGCAAGCGATCGTCGAAGAACTGGCCTCGACTAGCCACTGGGTCGAAGAGAACCAACAAGCGAGCATCGAATTCCTTGCCGAAACGCTGGGAATGGAAGTCGCGACGATCGATCTAGCCGAGCGCCGCCGCCGGTATGGCGTGATGCCGGTCGATGCCAATATCGCGGCCGCCCAGCAAGAAGTAGCCGACATCATGGCGCGGATCGGCTTGATTCCGCGACCAATCAACGTATCCGAAGTGGTGTGGACTCCTTTACGAATGTGGGAGGGCTCGTCGCATGGAAATGTTCTGGTTCCTGCCGACACACGGTGA